One window of Centropristis striata isolate RG_2023a ecotype Rhode Island chromosome 21, C.striata_1.0, whole genome shotgun sequence genomic DNA carries:
- the rsph1 gene encoding radial spoke head 1 homolog, with the protein MSDVGSDEFDEERSKLGEYEGGRNDAGERHGVGKAVLPNGDIYEGQYEKGRRHGQGTYRFKNGARYVGDYYENMKHGQGSFFYPDGSKYEGSWAEDLRQGHGVYTYPNGDTYDGEWLHHMRHGQGIYHYQQTGSKYKGSWLNDKMESDGEYIHSNNRYKGNFVSNNPCGSGKYVFDIGCEQHGEYHQAEQDRAEGEWGDLTSTVVLKWIPKCITGLTLWSPGNNTSGGEKESALVEERAEN; encoded by the exons ATGTCGGATGTCGGATCTGATGAGTTTGATGAGGAACGCAGTAAACTGGGG GAGTATGAAGGGGGCAGAAACGACGCAGGAGAAAGACACGGAGTCGGTAAAGCTGTCCTGCCCAACGGAGACATTTATGAGGGACAGTACGAGAAAGGCAGAAGGCACGGACAG GGAACATATCGATTCAAGAACGGAGCAAGATATGTGGGAGACTATTATGAGAACATGAAACATGGACAGGGCTCCTTCTTCTATCCAGATGGCTCTAAATATGAAG GGTCGTGGGCTGAAGATCTGAGACAGGGTCACGGTGTCTACACTTATCCCAACGGAGACACATATGATGGAGAGTGGCTGCATCATATGAG GCATGGTCAGGGTATTTACCACTACCAACAGACTGGCTCCAAGTACAAGGGCTCCTGGCTAAATGACAAGATGGAGTCAGACGGAGAGTACATCCACTCTAACAACAGATACAAGGGGAACTTTGTCAGTAATAAT CCCTGCGGCTCGGGGAAGTATGTGTTTGATATCGGGTGTGAGCAGCACGGTGAATACCACCAAGCAGAGCAG GACCGAGCTGAGGGAGAATGGGGCGACTTGACCTCCACCGTCGTCCTCAAGTGGATCCCTAAGTGTATCACCGGTCTGACGCTGTGGTCTCCAGGCAACAACACCTCAG gtgGGGAAAAGGAGAGTGCTCTAGTAGAAGAGAGGGCAGAGAACTGA